The proteins below are encoded in one region of Fimbriimonadaceae bacterium:
- a CDS encoding PDZ domain-containing protein, with protein MAVSKGFVWTLGGFIAAVACFGGGLYVRSMADVGRVKSAISPIPVIGILASADNKPQQISESAYYYALMQLLEQEFVDPITDEMKLARGAVRGMVTGLLDPDSSYYAEKDFALYKKNLAGEYEGIGVELRNVYDQAEIVKARKKPSSADQLLLIPDIVVSMVVPGGPADKAGVKVGDKIVQIDGRWLIAASEVKTLREAQKKLTDGKIESAEFERLRMEFQKKVESTITPSRTRETLLTGTDKLHKLVVERAGEPVSVEVTTAKSSAKPVERAPDGTIRFRLMTGAAQALRDEKLGDDDLRIDLRQSGQGDFTEIKAVLALLGPGGRYGTLRTERIGEPRSLTVDGGSKRKVPVTLLVDETTDGAANVLARALVARGAARLKGQLVAEPTWIDRTELDDGSGYTLAVGTFVPEESK; from the coding sequence ATGGCTGTCAGCAAAGGCTTTGTCTGGACTCTGGGCGGCTTCATCGCCGCCGTGGCATGCTTTGGGGGCGGCCTCTACGTCCGCTCGATGGCGGACGTGGGCCGCGTCAAGTCCGCGATCTCCCCGATCCCGGTGATCGGGATCCTCGCCTCCGCCGATAACAAACCCCAGCAAATTTCGGAGTCTGCCTACTATTACGCCTTGATGCAACTCCTGGAACAGGAGTTCGTCGACCCCATCACGGACGAAATGAAGCTCGCGCGCGGAGCGGTCCGCGGCATGGTCACCGGCCTGCTCGACCCCGATTCCAGCTACTACGCTGAGAAGGACTTCGCTCTCTACAAGAAGAACCTCGCAGGGGAATATGAGGGCATCGGCGTCGAACTGCGCAACGTCTACGACCAGGCGGAGATCGTCAAGGCCCGCAAAAAACCCAGTTCTGCCGACCAACTCCTCCTCATTCCGGACATCGTGGTCTCCATGGTGGTGCCGGGCGGCCCGGCGGACAAAGCCGGCGTGAAGGTCGGCGACAAGATCGTCCAAATCGACGGTCGCTGGCTCATCGCCGCCAGCGAGGTCAAGACTCTGCGCGAAGCCCAAAAGAAACTCACCGACGGGAAAATCGAGTCGGCTGAGTTCGAGCGGCTCCGCATGGAGTTTCAAAAGAAGGTCGAGTCGACCATCACCCCGTCCCGCACCCGCGAGACGCTCCTGACGGGCACCGACAAGCTGCACAAGCTCGTGGTGGAACGCGCAGGGGAACCCGTTTCCGTGGAGGTCACGACAGCCAAAAGCTCGGCCAAGCCCGTCGAGAGAGCTCCCGACGGCACGATTCGATTCAGGCTTATGACCGGTGCGGCCCAGGCCCTGCGAGACGAGAAGCTCGGCGATGACGATCTGCGGATCGACCTGCGCCAGAGCGGCCAAGGCGATTTCACAGAGATCAAGGCAGTCCTCGCCCTGCTCGGGCCAGGCGGCCGCTACGGCACGCTCAGGACAGAGCGTATCGGGGAACCGCGCAGTCTCACGGTCGACGGCGGCTCAAAGCGGAAGGTGCCCGTGACCTTGCTGGTCGATGAGACCACGGACGGGGCCGCGAACGTGCTCGCAAGGGCGCTGGTGGCGCGGGGGGCGGCGCGGCTCAAGGGCCAACTCGTCGCCGAGCCGACCTGGATAGATCGCACCGAGTTGGACGACGGCAGCGGCTACACGCTCGCGGTCGGAACGTTCGTGCCGGAGGAATCGAAGTGA